A window of the Natronomonas salina genome harbors these coding sequences:
- a CDS encoding metallophosphoesterase: MLEPVPDEPVAVADCGPERALVVADYHAGLEVGLRRDGVEIRSREAERREKLLGLLEDTGADRLVLLGDVGDGIGEPTGTERAEIEALFGAVSQRVPVTVTKGNHDGGIETVTDMFAGVEVADGPGVRVGDVGFCHGHTWPDEAVLRAPTLCTAHEHPLVRLEDEVGGSRTERTWLRGRVDAEGFPEYEAVGDRMVVCPAFNDLSGGTVVNEAPDFLSPFLPDGLADADAYLLDGTRLGDYRHV, translated from the coding sequence ATGCTGGAGCCGGTGCCCGACGAGCCGGTCGCGGTCGCCGACTGCGGCCCCGAGCGCGCGCTCGTCGTCGCCGACTACCACGCCGGCCTGGAGGTCGGGCTGCGCCGCGACGGCGTCGAGATCCGGAGCCGCGAGGCCGAGCGCCGCGAGAAGCTCCTGGGGTTGCTGGAGGACACCGGCGCCGACCGACTGGTCCTCCTCGGCGACGTCGGCGACGGCATCGGCGAACCGACCGGGACGGAACGCGCCGAGATAGAGGCACTGTTCGGCGCCGTCAGCCAGCGCGTCCCCGTGACCGTCACGAAGGGCAACCACGACGGCGGCATCGAGACGGTCACCGACATGTTCGCCGGCGTCGAGGTGGCCGACGGCCCGGGCGTCCGGGTCGGCGACGTCGGGTTCTGCCACGGCCACACCTGGCCCGACGAGGCGGTCCTCAGGGCGCCGACGCTCTGTACCGCCCACGAGCACCCGCTCGTCCGGCTGGAGGACGAGGTCGGCGGCAGCCGGACCGAGCGGACGTGGCTGCGCGGCCGCGTCGACGCCGAGGGGTTCCCCGAGTACGAGGCGGTGGGCGACCGGATGGTCGTCTGCCCGGCGTTCAACGACCTCTCGGGCGGGACGGTCGTCAACGAGGCGCCGGACTTCCTCTCGCCGTTCCTCCCCGACGGCCTCGCCGACGCCGACGCGTACCTGCTGGACGGGACGCGGCTCGGCGACTACCGGCATGTCTGA
- a CDS encoding Single-stranded DNA binding protein, whose translation MSLDDAAEELASTLGVDKSEVKEDLEKLVSYSVPMDEAKQSLRRKYGGGDGGGGGEPPATDVGDIDPDSGNVTVTARVLTVGKRSIRYEGEDQVIFEGELADGTGTISYTAWTDFSLSPGDTITAGNAGVREWEGEPELNLGESTTVTMNDEPLDVPYEVGGERDLIDLRPGDRGRTVEVKAVEVERKTIDGRDGETEILSGVVGDETARLPFTDWDPHAEIAEGESVRIEDVYVREFRGVPSVNVTEFSTVEPIGEVDVSDSATEMTVAEAVDAGGVFDVELVGNVIEVRDGSGLIQRCPECGRVVQNDQCRSHGAVDPEDDMRVKAILDDGTDTVTVVLGRDLTEEIYGGTLEEALDHARDAMDREVVSEEIAAELVGKEYRVRGALSVDEYGANLDASEFAESDDEPAERASDLLAEVGR comes from the coding sequence ATGAGTCTCGACGACGCTGCCGAGGAGCTCGCCTCCACCCTCGGCGTTGACAAATCGGAGGTCAAAGAGGACTTAGAGAAGCTCGTCTCGTACTCGGTGCCGATGGACGAGGCGAAGCAGAGCCTGCGGCGGAAGTACGGCGGCGGCGACGGCGGTGGCGGCGGCGAGCCGCCGGCGACGGACGTCGGCGACATCGACCCCGACTCGGGCAACGTGACCGTGACCGCGCGCGTGCTGACCGTCGGCAAGCGGTCCATCCGTTACGAGGGCGAAGACCAGGTCATCTTCGAGGGCGAACTCGCCGACGGGACGGGGACCATCTCCTACACCGCCTGGACCGACTTCTCGCTGTCGCCCGGCGACACCATCACGGCGGGCAACGCGGGGGTCCGGGAGTGGGAGGGAGAACCCGAGCTCAACCTCGGCGAGTCGACCACCGTGACGATGAACGACGAGCCCCTCGACGTGCCCTACGAGGTCGGCGGCGAGCGCGACCTCATCGACCTCCGGCCCGGCGACCGCGGCCGGACGGTCGAGGTGAAGGCCGTCGAGGTCGAGCGGAAGACCATCGACGGCCGCGACGGCGAGACCGAGATTCTCTCGGGCGTCGTCGGCGACGAGACGGCGCGGCTGCCCTTCACCGACTGGGACCCCCACGCGGAGATCGCCGAGGGCGAGTCCGTCCGTATCGAGGACGTCTACGTCCGTGAGTTCCGCGGCGTCCCGTCGGTGAACGTCACGGAGTTCTCGACGGTCGAACCCATCGGCGAGGTCGACGTCAGCGACTCGGCGACGGAGATGACCGTCGCCGAGGCCGTCGACGCCGGCGGCGTCTTCGACGTCGAGCTCGTGGGCAACGTCATCGAGGTCCGGGACGGCTCCGGCCTCATCCAGCGCTGTCCCGAGTGCGGCCGCGTCGTCCAGAACGACCAGTGCCGCAGCCACGGCGCCGTCGACCCCGAGGACGACATGCGCGTAAAGGCCATCCTCGACGACGGCACCGACACGGTGACTGTCGTCCTCGGCCGCGACCTGACCGAGGAGATCTACGGCGGCACCCTCGAGGAGGCCCTCGACCACGCCCGCGACGCGATGGACCGCGAGGTCGTCTCCGAGGAGATCGCCGCCGAACTCGTCGGCAAGGAGTACCGCGTCCGCGGGGCGCTGTCGGTCGACGAGTACGGCGCCAACCTCGACGCCAGCGAGTTCGCCGAGAGCGACGACGAGCCGGCCGAGCGTGCCAGCGACCTGCTCGCGGAGGTGGGCCGATGA
- a CDS encoding uracil-DNA glycosylase family protein, with protein MKRVTDRVSNPFGMRAPGEPAVYGYGDANADFHVLGADADTHGGAETGVPFTGSTAGERLQAVLHAVGFAAEPYSDAPDLSNCYLSYLRLSPGDPAVLEPFADAELRAINAHILLPVGDDALSYVLEEFTTQARALPHDAAELHASEVRGRGFLVVPVKDPADWEVGDREALVERLAALLASDYRQTKGVATTVG; from the coding sequence GTGAAGCGAGTGACGGACCGGGTGTCGAACCCCTTCGGGATGCGGGCGCCGGGGGAGCCGGCGGTGTACGGCTACGGCGACGCCAACGCCGACTTCCACGTCCTCGGCGCCGACGCCGACACCCACGGCGGCGCCGAGACCGGCGTCCCGTTCACCGGGTCGACGGCCGGCGAACGGCTCCAGGCCGTCCTCCACGCGGTCGGATTCGCCGCGGAACCGTACAGCGACGCCCCCGACCTGTCGAACTGCTACCTCTCGTATCTCCGGCTGTCGCCCGGCGACCCCGCGGTCCTCGAACCCTTCGCCGACGCCGAACTCCGGGCGATCAACGCGCACATCCTGTTGCCCGTCGGCGACGACGCGCTGTCGTACGTCCTCGAGGAGTTCACGACGCAGGCGCGGGCGCTGCCGCACGACGCGGCGGAACTGCACGCCTCGGAGGTCCGGGGTCGCGGCTTCTTGGTCGTCCCGGTGAAGGACCCCGCCGACTGGGAGGTGGGCGACCGCGAGGCGCTGGTCGAGCGACTGGCGGCGCTACTGGCCAGCGACTACCGGCAGACGAAGGGCGTCGCGACGACCGTCGGCTGA
- a CDS encoding haloalkane dehalogenase: MTLTTTPEERFEDVPDYDYPYEKVPVTDDGAEMAYVDVRKTTESSSAAHQNASRSEDVEGDGDETFLLMHGEPTWGFLYRKLIPTLSEHGRVVVPDFLGLGRSDKYTDPDAYSFDLHYESFETLLFDELDLEDVTLVCQDWGGILGLALAGHHPERFARLVPMNTGVPDGTQEMSDAWHDFANFVKTVDELPIGMLIENATATDLDDDVVAAYEAPFHTEESKACARKLPFLIPQSPDDEGADTMREAKERLSEWEKPAFVLFSDSDPITGNARDPIRDLIPTASEQPDTWIEGAMHFLQEDAGEEIAEEIAAFVERT, encoded by the coding sequence GTGACACTTACCACCACGCCCGAGGAGCGCTTCGAGGACGTCCCGGACTACGATTACCCTTACGAGAAGGTCCCCGTCACCGACGACGGCGCGGAGATGGCCTACGTCGACGTTCGGAAGACGACGGAGTCGTCTTCCGCAGCCCATCAGAACGCTTCGCGTTCTGAGGACGTTGAGGGGGACGGCGACGAGACGTTCCTTCTCATGCACGGCGAGCCGACCTGGGGGTTCCTCTACCGGAAGCTGATCCCGACGCTCTCCGAGCACGGCCGCGTCGTCGTGCCGGACTTCCTCGGACTGGGCCGCTCCGACAAGTATACCGACCCCGACGCCTACAGCTTCGACCTCCACTACGAGAGCTTCGAGACACTACTGTTCGACGAACTCGACCTCGAGGACGTCACGCTCGTCTGCCAGGACTGGGGCGGCATCCTCGGACTCGCGCTGGCTGGCCACCACCCCGAGCGGTTCGCCCGCCTCGTCCCGATGAACACCGGCGTCCCGGACGGCACCCAGGAGATGTCCGACGCCTGGCACGACTTCGCGAACTTCGTGAAGACCGTCGACGAGCTCCCCATCGGGATGCTCATCGAGAACGCGACGGCGACGGACCTCGACGACGACGTCGTCGCCGCCTACGAGGCGCCGTTCCACACCGAGGAATCGAAGGCCTGCGCGCGCAAGCTCCCCTTCCTCATCCCGCAGTCGCCCGACGACGAGGGCGCCGACACGATGCGGGAGGCCAAGGAGCGATTGAGCGAGTGGGAGAAGCCGGCGTTCGTGCTGTTCTCCGACTCCGATCCGATCACCGGCAACGCCCGCGACCCGATCCGCGACCTCATCCCGACCGCCTCCGAGCAGCCCGACACCTGGATCGAGGGCGCGATGCACTTCCTGCAGGAAGACGCCGGCGAGGAGATCGCCGAGGAGATCGCGGCGTTCGTCGAGCGGACCTGA
- a CDS encoding VOC family protein, with translation MEHTPEHDVTAERPDSPVHTIGTDHMTVMGGDAASTIAFYRDLLGMPLVLEQPNLDAPELTHLFFDTGDGRILTFFVGEDRPVRPYRGPGNVHHLAFSIAPEEFGDTQDALSAAGYNFNEFDRGAFHSLYTQDPAGLVVELVVEKYDFPAERRGDVLALAHEKRVEAGAGFVDDEHMQEALEELGLDPEPRFEGEAPTGTGV, from the coding sequence ATGGAGCACACACCGGAACACGACGTCACCGCCGAGCGGCCCGACAGCCCCGTCCACACGATCGGAACCGACCACATGACCGTCATGGGCGGTGACGCCGCCAGCACCATCGCCTTCTACCGCGACCTGCTCGGCATGCCGCTCGTCCTCGAGCAGCCGAACCTCGACGCGCCCGAGTTGACCCACCTGTTCTTCGACACCGGCGACGGCCGCATCCTCACGTTCTTCGTCGGCGAGGACCGCCCCGTCCGCCCGTACCGCGGCCCCGGCAACGTCCACCACCTCGCCTTCTCCATCGCCCCCGAGGAGTTCGGGGACACCCAGGACGCCCTATCGGCGGCGGGTTACAACTTCAACGAGTTCGACCGCGGAGCCTTCCACTCGCTGTACACCCAGGACCCCGCCGGCCTCGTCGTCGAGTTGGTCGTCGAGAAGTACGACTTCCCTGCGGAGCGACGCGGCGACGTGCTCGCGCTCGCCCACGAGAAGCGCGTCGAGGCCGGCGCCGGCTTCGTCGACGACGAGCACATGCAGGAAGCCCTCGAGGAACTCGGCCTCGACCCCGAACCCCGGTTCGAGGGCGAGGCGCCAACCGGGACCGGCGTCTGA
- a CDS encoding ubiquitin-like small modifier protein 1: MRVEFEFYGTLREAVGEKTVSREIESGTTALEATRAVADEHEKVGSLLFRSNGEVRPNVTVSVNGDPVLDESGDVALEEGDELVLAPGVSGGSTEVDR, encoded by the coding sequence ATGCGCGTCGAGTTCGAGTTCTACGGGACGCTGCGCGAGGCGGTCGGGGAGAAGACGGTCTCTCGGGAGATCGAATCCGGGACGACCGCCCTCGAGGCGACGCGGGCCGTCGCCGACGAGCACGAGAAAGTCGGGTCGCTGCTCTTCCGCTCGAACGGCGAGGTCCGACCGAACGTCACCGTCTCGGTGAACGGCGACCCGGTCCTCGACGAGAGCGGCGACGTGGCCCTCGAGGAGGGCGACGAACTGGTGCTGGCACCGGGCGTCTCCGGCGGGTCGACGGAGGTGGATCGTTGA
- a CDS encoding MBL fold metallo-hydrolase — protein sequence MTDPELDFELGIVTLGNHAFEGNNNAYVVGLEDGATTTLVDTGVADSATREQLQDGLARYDLAFADVERIFLTHHHADHVGLAGEIQTESDCEVFVHEADAPLVEQRPDAVEANEDRLRRYIESWGMPDGKQAELLSFLDGSAGMDGNPPEVTTFEGGETFDLGSVELEAVHMPGHAAGLAGYVFDGRDGEEVFSGDALLPYYTPNVGGADTRVEGALAKYLETLAGVVERDYARAWPGHRGPIVDPAGRAADIVVHHRERTERVLGVLEDGPATPWEVSAELFGSLEYIHILHGPGEAYAHLEHLEEAGVVARDGRAFELVDEDPDLEALFPDVAAALTPDRQPGP from the coding sequence ATGACCGACCCCGAACTCGACTTCGAACTCGGGATCGTCACTCTGGGCAACCACGCCTTCGAGGGCAACAACAACGCCTACGTCGTCGGCCTCGAGGACGGCGCGACCACGACGCTGGTCGACACCGGCGTCGCCGACTCGGCGACCCGCGAGCAGTTACAGGACGGCCTCGCACGGTACGACCTGGCGTTCGCCGACGTCGAGCGGATCTTCCTCACCCACCACCACGCCGACCACGTCGGCCTCGCGGGCGAGATCCAGACCGAGAGCGACTGCGAGGTGTTCGTCCACGAGGCCGACGCGCCGCTCGTCGAGCAGCGTCCCGACGCGGTCGAGGCGAACGAGGACCGCCTCCGCCGATATATCGAGTCGTGGGGGATGCCCGACGGGAAGCAGGCGGAGCTCCTCTCGTTCCTCGACGGGTCCGCCGGCATGGACGGCAACCCGCCCGAGGTGACCACCTTCGAGGGCGGCGAGACGTTCGACCTCGGCAGCGTCGAACTGGAGGCCGTCCACATGCCGGGCCACGCCGCCGGCCTGGCCGGCTACGTCTTCGACGGCCGGGACGGCGAGGAGGTGTTCAGCGGCGACGCCCTGCTCCCGTACTACACGCCGAACGTCGGCGGGGCGGACACCCGCGTCGAGGGCGCGCTCGCGAAGTACCTCGAGACCCTCGCCGGCGTCGTCGAGCGCGACTACGCCCGCGCCTGGCCCGGCCACCGCGGCCCCATCGTCGACCCCGCCGGCCGGGCGGCCGACATCGTCGTCCACCACCGCGAGCGCACCGAGCGCGTCCTCGGCGTCCTGGAGGACGGTCCCGCGACGCCCTGGGAGGTCAGCGCCGAACTGTTCGGCTCCCTCGAGTACATCCACATCCTCCACGGGCCCGGCGAGGCGTACGCCCACCTCGAACACCTCGAGGAGGCCGGCGTCGTCGCCCGGGACGGCCGCGCCTTCGAGCTCGTCGACGAGGACCCCGACCTCGAGGCGCTGTTCCCCGACGTCGCCGCGGCGCTGACGCCGGACCGCCAGCCAGGCCCCTGA
- a CDS encoding winged helix-turn-helix domain-containing protein: protein MTDTDSEVASLPPSAKLVYKTLEYEGPLTQSQLAEESLLPQRTVRHALGKLEDADVVEESVYLMDARKSNYKIRSADEDDGIDAVTA, encoded by the coding sequence ATGACCGACACCGACTCGGAAGTCGCGTCCCTGCCGCCGAGCGCGAAGCTCGTCTACAAGACGCTCGAGTACGAGGGCCCTCTGACCCAGTCGCAGCTCGCCGAGGAGTCGCTCCTCCCGCAGCGGACGGTCCGCCACGCCCTCGGGAAGCTGGAAGACGCCGACGTCGTCGAGGAGTCCGTCTACCTCATGGACGCTCGCAAGTCGAACTACAAGATCCGCTCCGCCGACGAGGACGACGGCATCGACGCCGTCACCGCCTGA
- the tatA gene encoding twin-arginine translocase TatA/TatE family subunit: protein MIQTLPLQLGIPGGPELLVILLIAVLLFGANKIPKLARSTGEAMGEFQKGREEVEQELQEMREGATPGDDTETGTTTDTAAETTGTDVGNPETTAAESTTTEGGDEEFDIADAETEEETN, encoded by the coding sequence ATGATACAAACACTCCCCCTGCAGCTCGGGATTCCCGGCGGTCCGGAGCTGCTCGTTATCCTGTTGATCGCTGTACTGCTGTTCGGCGCGAACAAGATCCCGAAGCTCGCTCGCTCGACCGGCGAGGCGATGGGCGAGTTCCAGAAGGGCCGCGAGGAGGTCGAACAGGAGCTCCAGGAGATGCGCGAGGGCGCCACGCCGGGCGACGACACCGAGACCGGCACCACGACCGACACGGCGGCCGAGACGACGGGGACCGACGTCGGAAATCCCGAGACCACCGCGGCGGAGTCGACCACCACCGAGGGCGGCGACGAGGAGTTCGACATCGCGGACGCGGAGACCGAAGAAGAGACCAACTGA
- a CDS encoding Sec-independent protein translocase subunit TatA/TatB has translation MTTLLFVGGLGPMELGLIAGVMILLFGASKLPTLARSMGSATGEFKKGRQQVDEELQSVQETAEAETVAAEPEPDAEPTNA, from the coding sequence ATGACAACACTACTGTTCGTCGGTGGGCTCGGGCCCATGGAACTCGGGCTGATCGCGGGCGTCATGATACTGCTGTTCGGCGCAAGCAAGCTCCCGACCCTCGCGCGGTCGATGGGGTCTGCGACCGGCGAGTTCAAGAAGGGCCGCCAGCAGGTCGATGAGGAACTGCAGAGCGTTCAGGAGACGGCGGAGGCGGAAACCGTCGCTGCAGAGCCGGAACCCGACGCCGAACCGACCAACGCCTGA
- a CDS encoding redoxin domain-containing protein: MVSEGDDAPEFTAPMATADGDIEEVGLDDLVDDGPAVLAFFPGAFTSVCTHEMVTFRDRLDNLTEEGASLYGVSVDSPFSLQEFAEQNDLEFPLVSDTNKELIDAYDVSMDFADLGFEGVAKRAVFVVDDSGTVTYAWVADDPGVEPDYEDVEAAAAEA, from the coding sequence ATGGTATCCGAAGGCGACGACGCACCCGAGTTCACCGCACCGATGGCCACCGCCGACGGCGACATCGAGGAGGTCGGCCTCGATGACCTCGTCGACGACGGCCCGGCCGTGCTGGCGTTCTTCCCCGGCGCCTTCACGAGCGTCTGCACCCACGAGATGGTCACGTTCCGTGACCGCCTCGACAACCTCACCGAGGAGGGCGCGTCCCTCTACGGCGTCAGCGTCGACTCGCCGTTCTCGCTGCAGGAGTTCGCCGAGCAGAACGACCTGGAGTTCCCGCTGGTCAGCGACACCAACAAGGAGCTCATCGACGCCTACGACGTCTCGATGGACTTCGCGGACCTCGGCTTCGAGGGCGTCGCCAAGCGCGCCGTCTTCGTCGTCGACGACTCGGGGACCGTCACCTACGCGTGGGTCGCCGACGACCCCGGCGTCGAGCCGGACTACGAGGACGTCGAGGCGGCCGCCGCCGAGGCCTGA
- a CDS encoding HD domain-containing protein → MSDDLDEADPDGSVRVYDPDDDHDFPDERLNAVLEVVENDPEIVAYLEAQNVNPVMRKGYNDHGRKHIEIVRNRALCLYELLKAGGVQFNGAGDQGLQEADEGVIVALAATLHDIGHVVHRDDHPYYSIPLAADVLDRVLRELEFYDVGEAVRVKGEVLHAILCHHTEEEPLTNEAGIVRVADALDMERGRSRIPYEEGGRGINTISSQAIRKVTLQPGDTAPVMVEIEMVDAAGVFQVDELLKAKLKGSRIDEHVRIVAINTHSDDGDLVERIEL, encoded by the coding sequence ATGAGCGACGACCTCGACGAGGCCGACCCGGACGGGAGCGTCCGGGTGTACGACCCCGACGACGACCACGACTTCCCCGACGAGCGGCTCAACGCCGTCCTCGAGGTGGTCGAGAACGACCCCGAGATCGTCGCGTACCTCGAGGCCCAGAACGTCAACCCCGTGATGCGGAAGGGGTACAACGACCACGGACGCAAGCACATCGAGATCGTCCGGAACCGCGCGCTCTGCCTGTACGAACTGCTCAAGGCGGGCGGCGTCCAGTTCAACGGCGCCGGCGACCAGGGGCTCCAGGAGGCCGACGAGGGCGTCATCGTCGCGCTCGCGGCGACGCTGCACGACATCGGCCACGTCGTCCACCGCGACGACCACCCCTACTACTCGATTCCGCTGGCAGCCGACGTCCTCGACCGCGTCCTCCGGGAACTGGAGTTCTACGACGTCGGGGAGGCGGTCCGCGTGAAGGGCGAGGTGCTGCACGCCATCCTCTGTCACCACACCGAGGAGGAGCCGCTGACCAACGAGGCCGGCATCGTCCGCGTCGCCGACGCCCTCGACATGGAACGGGGCCGCTCGCGCATCCCCTACGAGGAGGGCGGCCGCGGCATCAACACCATCTCCAGTCAGGCGATCCGGAAGGTGACCCTCCAGCCCGGCGACACGGCGCCCGTCATGGTCGAGATCGAGATGGTCGACGCCGCCGGCGTGTTCCAGGTCGACGAACTGCTGAAGGCGAAGCTCAAGGGCTCTCGTATCGATGAGCACGTCCGCATCGTCGCCATCAACACCCACAGCGACGACGGCGACCTCGTCGAGCGCATCGAACTCTGA
- a CDS encoding DUF7504 family protein produces the protein MSYGVDGLGEATSVEDGTSLLVTGNSTHTDRRLFDALTPEAGERVIVITMNLGAERVVDELEERGADRDQIGVIDCTNHDDDVDGVAVRRLNSPGDLTGISLEFAKLLDGGDESVPVRVGFSSVSTALMYAELRTVFRFLHVFTARVRSGDMFGVFTMDPAMHEEQAHNTIRAVFDCEATVDEDGLELRGTGFE, from the coding sequence ATGAGCTACGGCGTCGACGGACTCGGTGAAGCTACGAGCGTCGAGGACGGGACGAGCCTGCTCGTGACGGGGAACTCGACGCACACCGACCGGCGACTGTTCGACGCGCTGACGCCCGAGGCGGGCGAACGGGTGATCGTCATCACGATGAACCTCGGCGCCGAGCGGGTGGTCGACGAACTCGAGGAGCGCGGCGCCGACCGCGACCAGATCGGCGTCATCGACTGCACGAACCACGACGACGACGTCGACGGCGTCGCCGTCCGACGGCTGAACTCGCCGGGGGACCTGACGGGAATCAGCCTGGAGTTCGCGAAGTTGCTCGACGGCGGCGACGAGTCGGTGCCGGTCCGCGTCGGCTTCTCCTCGGTCTCGACGGCGCTGATGTACGCCGAACTGCGGACGGTGTTCCGGTTCCTCCACGTCTTCACCGCCCGGGTCCGCTCTGGGGACATGTTCGGCGTGTTCACGATGGACCCGGCGATGCACGAGGAGCAGGCGCACAACACCATCCGGGCGGTGTTCGACTGCGAGGCGACCGTCGACGAGGACGGCCTGGAGCTCCGGGGCACCGGCTTCGAATAA
- a CDS encoding response regulator, with translation MDEGDEKPTILVVEDERALIELYVRWLEGDYDVRTAEGGEQALEELDEDVDVVLLDRLMPGMSGDEVLSELRERTTDCKVAMVTAVEPDFDVITMGFDDYLTKPVERDELLETVQRLLSRTEFAGLEQELYALASKQAALRSSKPEEELRESEEFAELESRIADLRTELDAALPGMESDEFVAMVRDIEGEDEFPDEEYPDGASTADRPGDGGGGE, from the coding sequence ATGGACGAGGGAGACGAGAAACCGACGATCCTCGTCGTAGAGGACGAGCGAGCCCTCATCGAACTGTACGTGCGGTGGCTCGAGGGCGACTACGACGTCCGCACGGCGGAGGGCGGCGAGCAAGCGCTCGAGGAACTCGACGAGGACGTCGACGTCGTGCTGCTCGACCGGCTGATGCCGGGGATGAGCGGCGACGAGGTGCTCTCGGAGCTGCGGGAGCGGACCACCGACTGCAAGGTGGCGATGGTCACCGCCGTCGAACCCGACTTCGACGTGATCACCATGGGCTTCGACGACTACCTGACGAAGCCCGTCGAGCGCGACGAACTCCTCGAGACGGTCCAGCGCCTGCTCTCGCGGACGGAGTTCGCCGGCCTCGAACAGGAGCTCTACGCGCTGGCGTCCAAGCAGGCGGCGCTGCGTTCCTCGAAGCCCGAGGAGGAACTCCGGGAGAGCGAGGAGTTCGCGGAGCTGGAGTCCCGCATCGCCGACCTCCGGACGGAACTGGACGCCGCGCTGCCCGGGATGGAGAGCGACGAGTTCGTGGCGATGGTCCGGGACATCGAGGGCGAAGACGAGTTCCCCGACGAGGAGTACCCCGACGGCGCGTCCACGGCGGACCGTCCCGGGGACGGGGGTGGCGGTGAATGA